In the genome of Massilia sp. PAMC28688, one region contains:
- a CDS encoding nitrate/nitrite transporter → MNCTRIPGGPTGLALFFTVFVPFALAHFLSLLLRNANAVLAPFLVGSLALDAGQLGMLTSAFFLAVVLAQLPVGAAIDRHGSRKALLVLLLIAAGGTLLFARGESFFELMLARSLMGFGVGGTLLAGVKGIAPWMPPAKLPSLHGYLIAAGGLGAATATLPVRLVLDYTDWRGLFVLLAALTALAAMLIWFGTPRHQHRRPAPAQPLLPSLLAVLRHPKFRGVTALVLVSHTIFLGLQGLWVGRWLTDIGQLSESAVAYLLYLTMAAVIFGAIGVGFVTEWAGRRGVTPLDVGACGVGLFVLIQVAMAVGYVPSFPLLAVLFALVGTITGIEYTIVAQSMPPELGSRASACLNMLIFLGACLVQGGFGQVIALWPPDAAGHYPAPAYSTGFAILVVLQLPCLAWYAWQAWARTRPRVAQETLAEAVLPLDVHPVRVAARG, encoded by the coding sequence ATGAATTGCACACGCATCCCGGGCGGCCCGACAGGGCTGGCCCTGTTCTTTACTGTTTTCGTCCCGTTTGCGCTGGCACACTTCCTGTCGCTCCTGCTGCGCAATGCCAATGCCGTGCTTGCTCCCTTTCTGGTCGGTTCGCTCGCGCTCGATGCCGGCCAGCTCGGCATGCTGACCAGCGCCTTTTTCCTGGCCGTGGTGCTGGCCCAGCTGCCGGTGGGAGCGGCTATCGACCGCCATGGTTCGCGCAAGGCGCTGCTGGTTCTGCTGCTCATCGCGGCCGGTGGCACGCTGCTGTTCGCACGTGGCGAGAGCTTTTTTGAACTCATGCTCGCGCGCTCGCTGATGGGTTTTGGCGTGGGCGGCACCCTGCTGGCCGGCGTCAAGGGCATCGCGCCATGGATGCCGCCGGCCAAGCTGCCATCGCTGCATGGCTACCTGATTGCCGCCGGCGGCCTTGGCGCGGCCACGGCCACGCTGCCGGTGCGGCTGGTGCTCGATTACACCGACTGGCGCGGCCTGTTCGTGCTGCTTGCCGCGCTGACCGCCCTTGCCGCCATGCTGATATGGTTCGGCACCCCGCGCCACCAGCACCGGCGTCCGGCCCCCGCCCAGCCGCTGCTGCCATCGCTGCTCGCCGTGCTGCGGCATCCGAAGTTTCGCGGCGTGACGGCGCTGGTGCTGGTGTCGCATACCATCTTCCTGGGCCTGCAGGGCCTGTGGGTGGGGCGCTGGCTCACCGACATCGGGCAGCTCTCCGAGTCGGCAGTGGCCTACCTGCTGTATCTCACCATGGCCGCCGTGATCTTTGGCGCCATTGGCGTGGGCTTCGTCACGGAATGGGCCGGCAGGCGCGGCGTCACGCCGCTGGACGTGGGCGCGTGCGGGGTGGGACTGTTCGTCCTGATCCAGGTCGCCATGGCCGTTGGCTACGTCCCCAGCTTTCCCCTGCTGGCGGTGCTGTTCGCGCTGGTGGGTACCATTACCGGCATTGAATACACGATCGTTGCGCAAAGCATGCCGCCGGAACTGGGCAGCCGCGCGTCGGCCTGTCTGAACATGCTCATTTTTCTCGGCGCCTGCCTGGTGCAGGGTGGCTTTGGCCAGGTCATCGCCTTGTGGCCGCCCGATGCGGCCGGCCATTACCCGGCGCCTGCCTACAGCACCGGGTTCGCCATCCTGGTGGTGCTGCAGCTTCCCTGCCTGGCCTGGTATGCGTGGCAGGCCTGGGCCCGGACCCGTCCCCGCGTGGCACAGGAAACACTGGCCGAAGCGGTCCTGCCGCTGGACGTGCACCCTGTCCGGGTGGCGGCGCGCGGCTAG
- a CDS encoding fumarylacetoacetate hydrolase family protein, producing MKLVRYGRPGKEKPGLFDEEGRLRDLSAIIPDIDPAQLSDKALRKLARIDYKTLPLVRGNPRLGVPLTGIRKFIGIGLNYADHAAETGAPIPKEPIIFMKAITCLNGPDDAIMLPQGSRKTDWEVELGVVIGTRASYVSEDDALKYVAGYCVVNDVSEREFQKERGPQWDKGKGCDTFGPVGPWLVTRDEVIDVQDLDLYLELNGKRMQTGSTSTMIFPVAAIVSYVSRFMTLEPGDIIATGTPPGVGDARTPKRFLKKGDQLRLGIAGLGEQQQDVVAYKKG from the coding sequence ATGAAACTGGTTCGCTACGGCCGCCCGGGCAAGGAAAAGCCTGGCCTGTTCGATGAAGAAGGCCGCCTGCGCGACCTCTCGGCCATCATCCCCGACATCGATCCTGCGCAGCTGTCGGACAAGGCCCTGCGCAAGCTCGCCCGCATCGATTACAAGACGCTGCCGCTGGTGCGCGGCAATCCGCGCCTTGGCGTGCCGCTGACCGGTATCCGCAAATTCATCGGCATTGGCCTCAATTACGCCGACCATGCCGCCGAAACCGGCGCCCCGATTCCGAAGGAGCCCATCATCTTCATGAAGGCCATCACCTGCCTCAATGGCCCGGATGACGCCATCATGCTGCCGCAGGGCTCCAGGAAGACGGACTGGGAAGTGGAGCTCGGCGTCGTGATCGGCACCCGCGCCAGCTACGTGAGCGAGGACGACGCGCTCAAGTACGTGGCCGGCTACTGCGTGGTCAACGATGTGTCGGAGCGTGAATTCCAGAAGGAGCGCGGTCCGCAGTGGGACAAGGGCAAGGGCTGCGACACCTTTGGCCCGGTTGGCCCGTGGCTGGTGACGCGCGACGAGGTGATCGACGTGCAGGACCTGGACCTGTACCTCGAACTCAATGGCAAGCGCATGCAGACCGGCTCCACGTCGACCATGATCTTTCCGGTCGCCGCCATCGTCAGCTACGTCTCGCGCTTCATGACGCTCGAGCCGGGCGACATCATCGCCACCGGCACCCCGCCCGGCGTGGGCGACGCCCGTACCCCCAAGCGCTTCCTGAAAAAAGGTGACCAGCTGCGCCTCGGGATTGCCGGTCTGGGCGAGCAGCAGCAGGATGTGGTGGCGTACAAAAAAGGCTGA
- a CDS encoding sorbosone dehydrogenase family protein → MRHQGLVHIGWAGMLLALAGCADKAALPPEASVGPVPTLPPPDKALIPIVDIAPAKQWPAGVTPRPAAGLEVKAMATGLDHPRWLYVLPNGDVLVAESNAPPRPEDGKGIKGFIMKKVMKKAGAAVPSANRISLLRDADGDGVAEMKTAFMTGLNSPFGMALIGQTLYVANTDGIVSVPYQSGATTITTAPQAVVPLPGGPLNHHWTKNIIASKDGSKLYATVGSNSNVAENGMDKEVNRAAILEVDLATKKTRLFASGLRNPNGMGWEPTSGALWTVVNERDELGSDLVPDYLTSVKDGAFYGWPYSYYGKHVDQRVKPPRPDLVATALSPDYALGNHVAPLGMVFYEGAMLPATYRGGAFIGQHGSWNRTPLSGYNVVFVPFANGMPRGKPIEVLGGFVNEEGDAYGRPVGVAVDKAGALLVADDVGNVVWRVTPAGGAVPAAAAPATASPAPVQQQ, encoded by the coding sequence ATGCGCCATCAAGGTCTTGTTCATATCGGTTGGGCAGGCATGCTGCTTGCGCTCGCGGGGTGTGCTGACAAGGCGGCCCTGCCGCCCGAGGCGAGCGTGGGGCCGGTGCCCACGCTGCCGCCGCCTGACAAGGCCCTGATTCCCATCGTCGACATCGCCCCGGCCAAACAATGGCCGGCCGGCGTCACCCCGCGCCCCGCCGCGGGGCTGGAAGTCAAGGCCATGGCCACGGGACTGGACCATCCGCGCTGGCTGTACGTGCTGCCCAATGGCGACGTGCTGGTGGCCGAGAGCAATGCCCCGCCACGGCCGGAAGATGGCAAGGGCATCAAGGGCTTCATCATGAAAAAAGTGATGAAAAAAGCAGGCGCCGCGGTTCCGAGCGCCAACCGCATTTCACTGCTGCGCGACGCTGATGGCGACGGTGTGGCCGAGATGAAGACCGCTTTCATGACCGGGCTCAATTCCCCATTCGGCATGGCCCTGATCGGCCAGACCCTGTATGTCGCCAATACCGACGGCATCGTTTCCGTTCCCTACCAGAGCGGCGCCACCACCATCACCACGGCGCCGCAGGCCGTGGTCCCGCTGCCGGGCGGGCCGCTGAACCACCACTGGACCAAGAACATCATCGCCAGCAAGGATGGCAGCAAGCTGTATGCGACCGTGGGCTCGAACAGCAACGTGGCCGAAAACGGCATGGACAAGGAAGTCAACCGCGCTGCAATCCTGGAAGTGGACCTGGCCACCAAAAAAACGCGCCTGTTCGCTTCGGGACTGCGCAATCCCAACGGCATGGGCTGGGAGCCGACCAGTGGCGCCCTGTGGACGGTCGTAAACGAGCGCGATGAACTGGGCAGTGACCTGGTGCCGGACTACCTCACCTCGGTCAAGGATGGCGCCTTCTATGGCTGGCCTTACTCCTACTACGGCAAGCACGTGGACCAGCGCGTCAAGCCGCCGCGCCCGGACCTGGTGGCCACGGCCCTGTCCCCGGACTACGCCCTGGGCAACCACGTCGCACCCCTTGGCATGGTGTTCTATGAAGGCGCCATGCTGCCCGCCACCTACAGGGGCGGCGCGTTCATCGGCCAGCACGGCTCCTGGAACCGGACCCCGCTCAGCGGCTACAACGTGGTCTTTGTCCCGTTTGCCAACGGTATGCCGCGCGGGAAGCCAATCGAAGTACTGGGTGGCTTTGTGAACGAGGAGGGCGACGCCTACGGCCGCCCGGTCGGGGTGGCGGTCGACAAGGCCGGCGCACTGCTGGTGGCCGACGACGTGGGCAATGTGGTGTGGCGCGTGACGCCGGCCGGAGGGGCTGTGCCGGCGGCCGCCGCCCCGGCTACGGCATCACCCGCACCCGTCCAGCAGCAGTAA
- the ctaD gene encoding cytochrome c oxidase subunit I, which translates to MTPLPSSLPRPPGELAALEAAWKTPAGWRFFATVNNTNIGLLYIGTALLFFVLAGILGLMMRTQLAVPDNTFLTASTYNQVFTMHGTVMMFLFAIPVVEAIAVYLLPNMLGARDLPFPRLSSYAYWAYAIGGLAFFCTLFAGLAPDGGWFMYPPLTGKAYSPGLNADFWLLGIGFIEISAIAGAIELIVGILFTRAPGMSLAKMPVYAWAMLVVGVMIVFAFPAIIAGTALLELERAYDWPFFIAERGGDPVLWQHLFWFFGHPEVYIIFLPAAGMVSLMIPALAGKPLVGRRAIVVALVAVGIFSFALWAHHMFTAGLGVMKMSFVSAASMAVAVPTAIQVFGWIATMWRGKVNFNAPTLFLLGFLFIFVLGGLTGVMVALLPFDWQVHDTYFIVAHLHYVLIGGMLFPVAAGLYYWLPLINGNAMSDRVARWVFGLMFGGFNLAFFPMHITGLLGMPRRVYTYGADMGWALLNMVSTIGAFVFAAGVLLFIIDAVRALRRPKKEVDNPWHAATLEWLPSEDYGNRSIPRIDSSDPLWDQPNLAREVAAGQHYLPNTVTGLRETLVTSLMNATPRYLLVLPGDSWWPLIAAAGTAGFFLLLTVKMTLVAWICGLAAIAGIIVWLWESDRAPPVATARVSDDLVLPVGATGAASHSWWATIIMLVVDATIFASFVFAYIHISMRLTVCPPPGASLAAPMWPTAAGVLFVAGSLTMMLASRRVGKASLPWLVLAALACVVAGYASQFGGQWLAGFDPTAQAWGASVATLIAYQGLHILVLVIAAIYLCARAWCGHVTARSRATVDNVALMWHYTTLQGIAAALAIHLVPWWME; encoded by the coding sequence ATGACGCCGCTGCCAAGCTCCCTCCCGCGCCCGCCCGGCGAACTCGCCGCGCTGGAAGCGGCCTGGAAGACGCCCGCCGGATGGCGCTTTTTTGCCACCGTCAACAATACCAACATCGGCCTGCTGTATATCGGCACCGCCCTGCTGTTCTTTGTCCTGGCCGGCATCCTGGGCCTGATGATGCGCACCCAGCTGGCCGTGCCCGACAATACCTTCCTGACGGCGTCCACCTACAACCAGGTCTTCACCATGCATGGCACGGTGATGATGTTCCTGTTTGCCATTCCCGTGGTCGAGGCCATCGCGGTCTACCTGCTGCCCAACATGCTGGGCGCGCGCGACCTGCCGTTTCCGCGCCTGTCATCGTACGCCTACTGGGCCTACGCCATCGGCGGCCTGGCGTTTTTCTGCACCCTGTTCGCGGGCCTGGCGCCGGACGGCGGCTGGTTCATGTATCCGCCCCTGACCGGCAAGGCCTATTCGCCGGGCCTCAATGCCGACTTCTGGCTGCTGGGGATCGGCTTTATCGAAATCTCCGCCATTGCCGGCGCCATCGAGCTCATTGTCGGCATCCTGTTTACCCGCGCACCCGGCATGTCGCTGGCCAAAATGCCGGTGTATGCCTGGGCCATGCTGGTGGTGGGCGTCATGATCGTGTTTGCCTTCCCGGCCATTATCGCCGGCACCGCCCTGCTGGAACTGGAGCGTGCCTACGACTGGCCCTTCTTCATCGCCGAGCGCGGCGGCGACCCGGTGCTGTGGCAGCACCTGTTCTGGTTTTTCGGCCATCCCGAGGTCTACATCATCTTCCTGCCTGCCGCCGGCATGGTCTCGCTCATGATCCCCGCGCTGGCCGGCAAGCCGCTTGTCGGCCGGCGCGCCATTGTGGTGGCGCTGGTGGCGGTGGGCATATTCAGCTTTGCGCTGTGGGCGCACCACATGTTTACGGCCGGCCTGGGTGTGATGAAGATGAGCTTTGTGTCGGCGGCCAGCATGGCGGTGGCCGTGCCCACCGCCATCCAGGTGTTCGGCTGGATCGCCACCATGTGGCGCGGCAAAGTGAACTTCAACGCGCCGACCCTGTTCCTGCTGGGTTTTCTGTTCATCTTCGTGCTGGGCGGCCTGACCGGCGTGATGGTGGCCCTGCTGCCATTTGACTGGCAGGTCCACGACACCTACTTCATCGTCGCCCACCTGCATTACGTGCTTATCGGCGGCATGCTGTTCCCGGTGGCGGCCGGCCTGTATTACTGGCTGCCGCTCATTAACGGCAACGCCATGTCCGACCGCGTGGCGCGCTGGGTATTTGGCCTCATGTTCGGCGGCTTCAACCTGGCATTCTTCCCGATGCACATTACCGGCCTGCTGGGCATGCCGCGCCGCGTGTACACCTATGGGGCCGACATGGGATGGGCGCTGCTGAACATGGTGTCGACCATCGGCGCCTTTGTGTTTGCCGCCGGCGTGCTGCTGTTTATCATCGATGCGGTGCGCGCCCTGCGCCGTCCCAAAAAGGAAGTGGACAATCCCTGGCACGCGGCCACGCTCGAGTGGCTGCCATCGGAAGATTATGGCAACCGCAGCATCCCGCGCATCGATTCGTCCGACCCGCTGTGGGACCAGCCCAACCTCGCGCGCGAGGTAGCCGCCGGCCAGCACTATCTACCCAACACGGTGACAGGCCTGCGCGAAACGCTGGTCACTTCGCTCATGAACGCCACCCCGCGCTACCTGCTGGTGCTGCCCGGCGACAGCTGGTGGCCGCTCATTGCCGCTGCCGGCACGGCGGGATTCTTCCTGCTGCTGACCGTGAAAATGACCCTGGTCGCCTGGATCTGCGGCCTGGCGGCCATTGCAGGCATCATCGTCTGGTTATGGGAGTCGGACCGCGCGCCGCCGGTGGCGACGGCGCGCGTGTCGGACGATCTGGTGCTGCCGGTGGGCGCCACCGGCGCGGCCTCGCATTCATGGTGGGCCACCATCATCATGCTGGTGGTCGATGCCACCATCTTCGCGTCGTTTGTGTTCGCCTATATCCATATCTCGATGCGGCTCACCGTTTGTCCACCCCCGGGAGCCAGCCTGGCCGCACCGATGTGGCCAACGGCAGCCGGCGTGCTGTTTGTGGCCGGTTCCCTGACCATGATGCTGGCCAGCCGCCGGGTGGGCAAGGCATCCCTGCCCTGGCTGGTCCTGGCCGCCCTGGCCTGCGTGGTGGCCGGCTATGCCAGCCAGTTCGGCGGCCAGTGGCTGGCCGGCTTTGATCCCACGGCCCAGGCCTGGGGCGCGTCGGTGGCCACCTTGATTGCCTACCAGGGGCTGCATATACTGGTGCTGGTCATCGCGGCCATCTACCTGTGCGCGCGCGCCTGGTGCGGCCACGTCACGGCGCGCAGCCGCGCCACCGTCGACAACGTGGCCCTGATGTGGCACTACACCACCTTGCAGGGCATCGCGGCAGCGCTGGCCATTCATCTGGTGCCATGGTGGATGGAATGA
- a CDS encoding c-type cytochrome: MTAPLQSVLHPAGPDAAIITEFAWVLFAGGAVIFAAVMALAVLALRRSTRPVSTTWWIAGAGIAFPATVLTVLLGWSTWRAAALSPQTSLQPLQISVTAKMWWWEVRYRDAATGREIVSANEIHIPAGQTAYVGISSSDVIHSLWVPALNGKIDAIPGRMTGLTLHAARPGVYRGQCAEFCGEQHARMALHVVAHAPADYARWLAQQAAPAAAPASALLQRGRDAFTAQRCGACHTIRGVAEGATLGPDLTHVGSRMHIAAGTLRTHRGTLAGWIADPQSIKPGVRMPAAAGLDGDTLLALATYLESLK, encoded by the coding sequence ATGACGGCGCCGCTGCAATCGGTACTGCACCCGGCCGGCCCCGACGCGGCCATCATCACCGAATTCGCGTGGGTGCTGTTTGCCGGTGGCGCCGTCATTTTCGCCGCCGTCATGGCGCTGGCCGTGCTGGCACTGCGCCGCAGTACGCGCCCGGTCAGCACCACATGGTGGATCGCCGGCGCCGGCATCGCGTTTCCCGCCACGGTGCTGACGGTACTGCTCGGATGGAGCACCTGGCGCGCCGCCGCGCTGTCGCCCCAGACCTCGCTGCAGCCGCTGCAGATTTCGGTGACCGCCAAAATGTGGTGGTGGGAGGTGCGCTACCGCGACGCGGCCACCGGGCGCGAGATCGTCAGCGCCAATGAAATCCATATCCCGGCCGGGCAGACGGCCTACGTGGGCATTTCCAGCAGCGATGTGATTCACAGCCTGTGGGTCCCGGCCCTGAACGGCAAGATCGATGCCATCCCCGGCCGCATGACCGGGCTGACCCTGCACGCGGCGCGTCCCGGCGTCTACCGCGGCCAGTGCGCAGAGTTTTGCGGCGAACAGCACGCGCGCATGGCGCTGCACGTAGTGGCCCACGCGCCGGCCGACTATGCCAGGTGGCTGGCGCAGCAGGCCGCGCCTGCGGCCGCACCGGCCAGCGCGCTGCTGCAGCGCGGGCGCGACGCATTTACCGCCCAGCGCTGCGGCGCCTGCCACACCATCCGCGGGGTGGCCGAAGGCGCCACGCTCGGGCCGGACCTGACCCACGTGGGCAGCCGCATGCACATCGCCGCCGGCACGTTGCGCACCCATCGCGGCACCCTGGCCGGCTGGATTGCAGACCCGCAGTCGATCAAGCCCGGCGTGCGCATGCCGGCCGCCGCCGGTCTCGATGGCGACACCCTGCTGGCACTTGCCACCTATCTCGAGAGCCTGAAATGA
- a CDS encoding cytochrome c family protein, with product MLCALAGCGEETVRPVEGGNATLGKRLVEQYQCTSCHAIPGAAGASSNVGPPLEGFGKRSYIAGRIPNLAPNLVQWLVNPPAMKPGTMMPNLGVSEAEARHMAAYLYSAE from the coding sequence ATGTTGTGTGCCCTCGCCGGCTGCGGCGAGGAAACCGTGCGCCCGGTCGAAGGCGGCAACGCCACGCTGGGCAAGCGCCTGGTCGAGCAATATCAATGCACGTCGTGCCACGCCATTCCCGGCGCTGCCGGCGCATCGTCCAACGTCGGGCCACCGCTCGAGGGGTTTGGCAAACGCAGTTACATCGCCGGCCGCATCCCCAATCTGGCACCCAACCTGGTGCAATGGCTGGTCAATCCGCCCGCCATGAAACCGGGCACCATGATGCCCAACCTGGGCGTGTCCGAAGCCGAAGCGCGCCACATGGCCGCTTACCTGTATAGCGCAGAATGA
- a CDS encoding c-type cytochrome: MASNRNRLIVKTAAATLGSAAVAAAAGGWLFLESGLFHVGATNQHWQWAHTVLERGMRKSVQYHARDVVTPALAGEQRLLRGAAIYRDNCVQCHGGPGVAQADIAKAMQPVPGPLVDAARHWKARELYWITRHGIKTSGMPAWQFHLADDDIWSVVAFMQTLPALSAPRFKAALAPLPPAPKRVAPIMGPANADRGRVALTQYACNACHIIPGVTGSRVYVGRPLTDLGKRKFIAGHVPNTQENLMRWIMDPQSIDPHTAMPKQGVTAQDALDISAYLLTKT, from the coding sequence ATGGCCTCCAACCGCAACCGGCTTATCGTCAAGACCGCAGCCGCGACACTGGGCAGCGCGGCCGTCGCGGCAGCGGCGGGCGGCTGGCTGTTCCTGGAGAGTGGCCTGTTTCACGTGGGCGCCACCAACCAGCACTGGCAGTGGGCGCACACCGTGCTGGAACGCGGCATGAGGAAGTCGGTGCAATACCATGCGCGCGACGTCGTCACGCCCGCGCTGGCCGGCGAGCAGCGGCTGCTGCGCGGCGCTGCCATCTATCGCGACAACTGCGTGCAGTGCCATGGCGGCCCCGGGGTCGCGCAGGCCGACATCGCCAAGGCCATGCAGCCGGTGCCCGGTCCGCTGGTGGACGCGGCCAGACACTGGAAAGCGCGCGAACTGTACTGGATCACGCGCCACGGCATCAAGACGAGCGGCATGCCGGCGTGGCAGTTCCACCTGGCCGACGACGATATCTGGTCGGTGGTGGCCTTCATGCAAACGCTGCCTGCGCTGTCAGCGCCCCGGTTCAAGGCGGCGCTGGCGCCACTGCCGCCGGCGCCCAAACGGGTGGCCCCCATCATGGGGCCGGCCAACGCTGATCGCGGCAGGGTGGCCCTGACCCAGTACGCCTGCAATGCCTGTCACATCATTCCAGGTGTCACCGGGTCCAGGGTGTACGTGGGGCGGCCGCTGACGGACCTGGGCAAGCGCAAATTCATTGCCGGCCATGTCCCCAACACCCAGGAAAATCTGATGCGCTGGATCATGGACCCGCAATCCATCGATCCCCACACCGCCATGCCGAAGCAGGGAGTCACTGCCCAGGATGCGCTCGACATCAGCGCCTACCTGCTCACCAAGACCTGA
- a CDS encoding methyl-accepting chemotaxis protein: MQWFNNLKVATKLLAAFGIVLALTAALGVFSIVQLERVNQTSTDMDVNWLPSTRAAGDMNTATSDFRAAELQHVLSLTEGKMASYEKELVTVQASLDRHAAIYAKLISSPQDQALFDGFKSSWAQYLEQHKAVLALSREGKHEEAKALVQGAAQQKFNDANAILTKLSDLNQAGGSAASHQGDELYAGARTAVMVLLAAAVALGVMLALFISRALVRQLGGEPGYAAAVAGKIAAGDLSAEVLVAASDNSSMMLAMKQMRDSLSRIVGDVRSGTDTIATASSQIACGNLDLSARTEEQASSLEETASSMEELTSTVKQSADNARQANSLATTASEVASKGGAVVAQVVDTMGEINASSRKISDIISVIDGIAFQTNILALNAAVEAARAGEQGRGFAVVATEVRNLAQRSAAAAKEIKILIGDSVEKVDTGSKLVSQAGETMNEIVDSVRRVTDIMGEILSAAQEQTMGIEQINEAISQMDQVTQQNAALVEEAAAASQSMQEQSATLAQTVSVFKLASRQAQVTATPAPAARAISPAPAAKPAAPAVRHKAAAPIRLAPRREPATAGADKDWEEF, from the coding sequence ATGCAATGGTTTAACAATCTTAAAGTGGCGACGAAACTGCTTGCCGCATTCGGCATCGTCCTGGCCCTGACGGCCGCGCTGGGCGTGTTTTCGATCGTCCAGCTCGAACGGGTCAACCAGACTTCCACCGACATGGACGTGAACTGGCTACCCAGCACCCGCGCCGCCGGCGACATGAATACCGCCACCTCCGATTTTCGCGCGGCCGAACTGCAGCATGTGCTGTCGCTCACGGAAGGAAAAATGGCAAGCTATGAGAAGGAACTGGTGACGGTCCAGGCCAGCCTCGATCGGCATGCGGCAATCTATGCCAAGCTGATTTCCTCGCCCCAGGACCAGGCGCTGTTCGACGGTTTCAAGTCAAGCTGGGCCCAGTACCTGGAGCAGCACAAGGCGGTGCTGGCGCTGTCGCGCGAAGGCAAGCACGAGGAAGCCAAGGCATTGGTGCAGGGCGCCGCCCAGCAGAAATTCAATGATGCCAACGCGATCCTCACCAAGCTGAGCGACCTCAACCAGGCCGGTGGTTCTGCCGCCAGCCACCAGGGCGATGAACTGTATGCCGGTGCCCGCACCGCCGTCATGGTGCTGCTGGCCGCAGCAGTAGCGCTGGGCGTGATGCTGGCGCTGTTCATTTCGCGCGCCCTCGTCAGGCAGCTGGGCGGCGAGCCGGGCTACGCAGCGGCGGTGGCCGGGAAGATTGCCGCCGGCGACCTCAGCGCGGAAGTGCTGGTTGCCGCCAGCGACAACAGCAGCATGATGTTGGCCATGAAGCAGATGCGCGACAGCCTGTCCCGCATCGTGGGCGACGTGCGCTCCGGCACCGACACCATCGCCACGGCGTCCAGCCAGATTGCCTGCGGCAATCTGGACCTGTCGGCCCGTACCGAAGAGCAGGCCAGCTCGCTGGAAGAGACGGCGTCCTCGATGGAAGAACTGACCTCGACCGTCAAGCAAAGTGCGGACAATGCGCGCCAGGCAAATTCGCTGGCCACGACCGCCTCGGAAGTGGCCAGCAAGGGTGGCGCGGTGGTGGCGCAGGTGGTCGATACCATGGGCGAGATCAACGCTTCGTCCCGCAAGATTTCGGACATCATCAGCGTCATTGACGGCATCGCTTTCCAGACCAATATCCTGGCCCTGAATGCGGCGGTGGAAGCGGCACGGGCGGGGGAACAGGGACGCGGCTTCGCGGTCGTCGCTACGGAAGTGCGCAACCTGGCACAGCGCTCGGCGGCAGCGGCCAAGGAAATCAAGATCTTGATTGGCGACTCGGTGGAGAAAGTTGACACCGGCAGCAAACTGGTAAGCCAGGCCGGCGAGACCATGAACGAGATCGTCGACAGCGTGCGCCGCGTCACCGACATCATGGGTGAAATCCTGTCGGCGGCGCAGGAGCAGACCATGGGCATCGAACAGATCAACGAAGCGATCAGCCAGATGGACCAGGTGACGCAGCAAAATGCAGCGCTGGTGGAAGAAGCTGCCGCCGCTTCGCAATCGATGCAGGAACAGTCGGCCACGCTGGCCCAAACCGTCAGCGTGTTCAAGCTGGCGTCACGCCAGGCCCAGGTGACGGCCACGCCCGCCCCGGCTGCCAGGGCCATCTCGCCTGCCCCGGCTGCCAAGCCCGCAGCGCCAGCCGTCCGGCACAAGGCGGCAGCGCCGATCCGCCTCGCGCCACGCCGAGAGCCTGCCACCGCCGGCGCCGACAAGGACTGGGAAGAGTTCTAA
- a CDS encoding chemotaxis protein CheW produces the protein MSAQSSTGVSEFLAFTMGQEEYGLDIIKVQEIRGYEAVTRLANTPDYFKGVINLRGVIVPVIDMRIKLGLGTPTYDQFTIVIVLSIRGNTIGMVVDSVSDVTTLSPEQIRPAPEMGSAVDAGYLIGLGTLDQRMLILVDIERLMSSDDIGLVHKLAA, from the coding sequence ATGTCTGCACAATCATCGACCGGCGTGTCCGAATTTCTGGCCTTCACCATGGGGCAGGAAGAGTATGGCCTGGACATCATCAAGGTCCAGGAAATCCGCGGCTACGAAGCCGTTACCCGCCTGGCCAACACGCCGGACTACTTCAAGGGCGTGATCAACCTGCGCGGCGTGATCGTGCCGGTGATCGACATGCGCATCAAGCTTGGCCTGGGCACGCCCACCTATGACCAGTTCACGATCGTCATTGTGCTCAGCATTCGCGGCAATACCATCGGCATGGTGGTGGACAGCGTGTCCGATGTCACGACCCTGTCGCCGGAGCAGATACGGCCCGCGCCCGAGATGGGCAGCGCGGTCGATGCCGGTTACCTGATCGGCCTGGGCACGCTCGACCAGCGCATGCTGATCCTGGTCGACATCGAACGGCTGATGTCGAGTGACGACATTGGCCTGGTTCACAAACTGGCCGCCTGA